The following coding sequences lie in one Pan paniscus chromosome X, NHGRI_mPanPan1-v2.0_pri, whole genome shotgun sequence genomic window:
- the MOSPD1 gene encoding motile sperm domain-containing protein 1 isoform X3, whose product MHQQKRQPELVEGNLPVFVFPTELIFYADDQSTHKQVLTLYNPYEFALKFKVLCTTPNKYVVVDAAGAVKPQCCVDIVIRHRDVRSCHYGVIDKFRLQVSEQSQRKALGRKEVVATLLPSAKEQQKEEEEKRLKEHLTESLFFEQSFQPGLITMAILRT is encoded by the exons AtgcatcaacaaaaaagacaaccAGAGTTAGTGGAAGGAAATCTTCCTGTTTTCGTGTTCCCCACGGAGCTCATATTTTATGCAGATGATCAGTCAACACATAAGCAAGTGTTGACACTGTACAATCCCTATGAGTTTGCCTTAAAGTTCAAAG ttttgtgtACTACTCCAAATAAGTATGTTGTCGTTGATGCTGCAGGTGCAGTAAAGCCTCAGTGTTGTGTGGATAT TGTGATTCGTCATCGAGATGTTCGATCCTGTCACTATGGTGTAATAGACAAATTCCGTCTCCAAGTTTCCGAGCAAAGCCAAAGGAAGGCTTTGGGAAGAAAAGAGGTTGTTGCTACTCTTCTCCCATCAGCAAAAGAACaacaaaaggaagaagaggaaaaaagattaaaggaacatttaactgaaagtttattttttgagcAGTCGTTTCAACCAG gtcTTATCACAATGGCCATACTTAGAACATGA
- the MOSPD1 gene encoding motile sperm domain-containing protein 1 isoform X2, with protein MHQQKRQPELVEGNLPVFVFPTELIFYADDQSTHKQVLTLYNPYEFALKFKVLCTTPNKYVVVDAAGAVKPQCCVDIVIRHRDVRSCHYGVIDKFRLQVSEQSQRKALGRKEVVATLLPSAKEQQKEEEEKRLKEHLTESLFFEQSFQPENRAVSSGPSLLTVFLGVVCIAALMLPTLGDVESLVPLYLHLSVNQKLVAAYILGLITMAILRT; from the exons AtgcatcaacaaaaaagacaaccAGAGTTAGTGGAAGGAAATCTTCCTGTTTTCGTGTTCCCCACGGAGCTCATATTTTATGCAGATGATCAGTCAACACATAAGCAAGTGTTGACACTGTACAATCCCTATGAGTTTGCCTTAAAGTTCAAAG ttttgtgtACTACTCCAAATAAGTATGTTGTCGTTGATGCTGCAGGTGCAGTAAAGCCTCAGTGTTGTGTGGATAT TGTGATTCGTCATCGAGATGTTCGATCCTGTCACTATGGTGTAATAGACAAATTCCGTCTCCAAGTTTCCGAGCAAAGCCAAAGGAAGGCTTTGGGAAGAAAAGAGGTTGTTGCTACTCTTCTCCCATCAGCAAAAGAACaacaaaaggaagaagaggaaaaaagattaaaggaacatttaactgaaagtttattttttgagcAGTCGTTTCAACCAG AAAACAGAGCTGTATCCTCAGGACCTAGTTTACTAACTGTCTTCCTGGGAGTGGTGTGCATTGCAGCCCTGATGCTGCCTACACTGGGGGATGTGGAATCGCTGGTGCCTCTCTACCTCCACTTAAGTGTGAATCAAAAATTAGTGGCTGCTTATATCTTAG gtcTTATCACAATGGCCATACTTAGAACATGA
- the MOSPD1 gene encoding motile sperm domain-containing protein 1 isoform X1, producing the protein MHQQKRQPELVEGNLPVFVFPTELIFYADDQSTHKQVLTLYNPYEFALKFKVLCTTPNKYVVVDAAGAVKPQCCVDIVIRHRDVRSCHYGVIDKFRLQVSEQSQRKALGRKEVVATLLPSAKEQQKEEEEKRLKEHLTESLFFEQSFQPENRAVSSGPSLLTVFLGVVCIAALMLPTLGDVESLVPLYLHLSVNQKLVAAYILGKGFKDAFGTYV; encoded by the exons AtgcatcaacaaaaaagacaaccAGAGTTAGTGGAAGGAAATCTTCCTGTTTTCGTGTTCCCCACGGAGCTCATATTTTATGCAGATGATCAGTCAACACATAAGCAAGTGTTGACACTGTACAATCCCTATGAGTTTGCCTTAAAGTTCAAAG ttttgtgtACTACTCCAAATAAGTATGTTGTCGTTGATGCTGCAGGTGCAGTAAAGCCTCAGTGTTGTGTGGATAT TGTGATTCGTCATCGAGATGTTCGATCCTGTCACTATGGTGTAATAGACAAATTCCGTCTCCAAGTTTCCGAGCAAAGCCAAAGGAAGGCTTTGGGAAGAAAAGAGGTTGTTGCTACTCTTCTCCCATCAGCAAAAGAACaacaaaaggaagaagaggaaaaaagattaaaggaacatttaactgaaagtttattttttgagcAGTCGTTTCAACCAG AAAACAGAGCTGTATCCTCAGGACCTAGTTTACTAACTGTCTTCCTGGGAGTGGTGTGCATTGCAGCCCTGATGCTGCCTACACTGGGGGATGTGGAATCGCTGGTGCCTCTCTACCTCCACTTAAGTGTGAATCAAAAATTAGTGGCTGCTTATATCTTAGGTAAGGGTTTTAAAGATGCATTTGGGACATATGTGTAG
- the LOC134729760 gene encoding WAS/WASL-interacting protein family member 2-like has translation MDCPRTSAPPDWGPAFPAHVPTPAAPCETGHVSLFTAEQLVQPSRSVQRSGEGEGYRPRTPYTLPHFSKKAFALPSPPLHPTFISLQAKRVKLRLSRDASLQPCRFPSSCSLGQPARLEEGRGRCHPKRGVSFPPPAVLGASTEELSLEPHPRGNRTPSGRHREAPEPAFARAGASYTPAGQTPGPGAAGGGATASHTRDRKGSPPSPPRRPPASRRRGAPLSITEPSSGCGDGSFFGGGLSAT, from the coding sequence ATGGACTGTCCTAGGACTTCAGCTCCACCTGATTGGGGCCCAGCCTTCCCAGCCCACGTCCCCACACCGGCCGCTCCATGTGAAACCGGTCATGTGAGCCTGTTTACAGCAGAGCAGCTGGTGCAACCATCAAGATCCGTGCAGAGGTCCGGGGAGGGGGAAGGATACAGGCCACGCACCCCCTACACCCTACCCCATTTTTCCAAGAAGGCGTTCGCTCTCCCCTCCCCGCCTCTCCACCCTACTTTCATCTCCCTCCAGGCAAAGAGAGTAAAGCTGAGGCTATCCCGGGACGCCTCGCTCCAACCCTGCCGATTTCCTTCCAGTTGCTCGCTGGGGCAACCGGCTAGGCTGGAGGAAGGGCGAGGACGGTGTCACCCCAAACGGGGAGTCAGCTTCCCTCCCCCAGCCGTCCTCGGTGCATCCACCGAAGAGTTGTCCCTCGAGCCGCATCCCCGGGGCAACCGAACTCCGTCGGGCAGGCACCGAGAGGCTCCCGAGCCTGCCTTTGCCCGGGCAGGAGCGAGCTACACACCAGCTGGCCAGACCCCGGGGCCGGGCGCCGCGGGCGGCGGAGCCACCGCCAGTCACACACGGGACAGGAAAGGATCCCCTCCGTCTCCTCCCCGCCGCCCACCCGCATCCCGGCGCCGCGGAGCCCCGCTGTCAATCACAGAGCCAAGCTCCGGCTGTGGGGATGGGTCATTCTTTGGCGGGGGGCTCTCAGCCACGTAA